The genomic stretch CTGGTTCCCGACCTGATCGCGTTAACCATTTCCCCAATCCTGCTTTGACCGCCTCCCCTTTGACGTGGCCTAATGACCCCCGTGGGTGACGTGTGTGTGGAGTGCAAAAATGTTGGCAATTGCAGGATTACTGGGCCTCATGGCTGCCGGTAGCGTCGTGTTTCTTGGGGATGACAGCTCGAACGACACAGAGGTGTCTGACGATGTGAGCCCTGATGATCCCATTTTGGAAAATGACCCCACACAGCCAGAAAACCAGCCGACCGATCCATCTGATGGTGACGCTGAAAATCGCCAAGATGAAACAGGCCTGGTGATTGCCGGGGACGAAGGTGACAACTCCATCGATGGCCAAGACGGCAACGACCAGATCAACGGTTACGGTGGTGATGACACAGTGTCCGGCGGGCAAGGCAACGATACTCTGCACGGCGCCGAAGGGGATGACGCCCTGCAGGGCGGAGCAAACGACGACCTGTTGCACGGCGAAGATGGCACCGACACCCTGGACGGTGGTGACGGTGATGACGAGATGTATGGCCACTTCGGCTCGGACCATATGCAGGGCGGTGATGGCAACGACACGCTTTACGGCGGCCAGGACACCGACTCTCTGAGCGGCGACGCAGGCGACGATGCCCTGCACGGTGGCTACGGGAATGATACCCTGATCGGCGGAGAGGGCGAGGATTCCCTGTTTGGCGGGCGAGATAACGACCTGATCATAGGGCGGGATGATGACAGCGGTGACAGCGGCCCCGACTATCTGAACGGCGGCGAAGGCAATGACACCATCGTGGCCGGAGAAGGCGACATCGTGACGGCGGGATCCGGGGCAGACCAGATCATCC from Falsiruegeria litorea R37 encodes the following:
- a CDS encoding calcium-binding protein produces the protein MAAGSVVFLGDDSSNDTEVSDDVSPDDPILENDPTQPENQPTDPSDGDAENRQDETGLVIAGDEGDNSIDGQDGNDQINGYGGDDTVSGGQGNDTLHGAEGDDALQGGANDDLLHGEDGTDTLDGGDGDDEMYGHFGSDHMQGGDGNDTLYGGQDTDSLSGDAGDDALHGGYGNDTLIGGEGEDSLFGGRDNDLIIGRDDDSGDSGPDYLNGGEGNDTIVAGEGDIVTAGSGADQIILGDWVLDGEAADIMDFDPSQDRLLISWDFQASPDPQIEVQPDPNNANLNRVLINGEEIALLRGDAQVLASDIMVVNESEVSQFSLAS